The Stomoxys calcitrans chromosome 3, idStoCalc2.1, whole genome shotgun sequence genome includes a region encoding these proteins:
- the LOC106092841 gene encoding zinc finger protein Noc, whose protein sequence is MVVLEGGGGVVTIGNNQYLQPDYLAPLQATMDSKKSPLALLAQTCSQIGADSSAVKPLLALDKTKKSGSTSSASSSTSSVSSDTGSAKSPTQAKSPKSTTPTTTEVKLAFKPYETNVLSQQNRDTFKSSSSNNNSTDDNRPSSKASSHNGDVNNTRVPSRSKSNSSPENFNKSQDLTTGGGSSTPHDTSRKTVSPSGSSQRGASPIVRSGMEVLNNANGSAQHPKEMSSMAQAAAAAAAAYKAAGAQYGLNPLSALCCPPGMEQHAAANPAFRPPFAAGGFSHHHAAMLAAAAANGGYPGGPGQNPQNPYISYQRIKTPAGGEAIVPICKDPYCPGCPYSAHTQQMLMGAPCPAGCTQCEHQKYGMAAMMGGAGLPPGHPYSQAAAAAAASAAAARSAPYVCSWVVGDAYCGKRFQTSDELFSHLRTHTGNLSDPAAAAAALAQSQAQSLLGSLFPPSALRGGYPAPQLSPMSAAAAAAAASRYHPYAKPPSAMGPGGPSPFGAPGAFNPAAAAAAAALGPYYSPYAMYGQRIGSAAVHQ, encoded by the exons ATGGTTGTATTAGAAGGTGGCGGTGGTGTTGTTACCATCGGTAATAACCAATACCTTCAACCTGATTATTTGGCTCCATTGCAAGCAACG ATGGATTCCAAAAAAAGTCCTTTGGCTCTCCTCGCTCAAACATGTTCACAAATTGGTGCTGACTCATCGGCTGTTAAACCCCTGTTGGCTTTggataaaaccaaaaaatctgGCTCCACATCATCGGCTTCATCATCCACCTCAAGTGTTAGCTCTGACACAGGATCAGCGAAATCACCCACACAAGCTAAATCACCCAAATCGACAACACCTACTACAACAGAAGTAAAATTGGCCTTTAAGCCCTATGAGACAAATGTCTTGAGTCAACAAAATCGTGATACTTTTAAATCTTCATCCAGCAACAACAATTCAACAGACGATAATAGACCAAGTTCCAAAGCATCGTCGCACAATGGGGATGTCAATAATACACGGGTGCCATCGCGCAGCAAATCCAACAGCTCGCCAGAAAACTTTAATAAATCGCAAGATTTAACTACAGGCGGAGGTTCCTCAACTCCTCATGATACCAGCCGTAAAACTGTTTCGCCGTCGGGCTCTTCACAGCGTGGCGCAAGTCCAATTGTACGCTCTGGCATGGAGGTATTGAACAATGCCAACGGTTCTGCCCAACATCCTAAAGAAATGAGCAGCATGGCTCaagctgctgctgccgctgcagCTGCCTATAAGGCCGCTggtgctcagtatggtttgaATCCTTTGTCGGCCTTGTGCTGTCCTCCCGGCATGGAACAACATGCTGCCGCCAATCCAGCCTTTCGTCCACCATTTGCGGCTGGCGGTTTTTCGCATCATCACGCAGCCATGTTGGCGGCTGCTGCTGCCAACGGCGGTTATCCCGGCGGCCCTGGACAAAATCCTCAAAATCCATACATCAGTTATCAACGCATTAAGACTCCTGCCGGCGGTGAAGCTATTGTACCGATTTGCAAAGATCCCTACTGTCCCGGCTGCCCCTACTCGGCCCATACACAACAAATGCTTATGGGCGCTCCCTGTCCGGCCGGCTGTACACAATGTGAACATCAAAAATACGGCATGGCTGCTATGATGGGTGGTGCCGGTTTACCACCAGGTCATCCATACTCTCAAGCTGCTGCCGCCGCCGCTGCTAGTGCTGCAGCTGCTCGTTCTGCTCCTTACGTCTGTAGTTGGGTTGTGGGTGATGCCTACTGTGGCAAGAGATTCCAAACCTCAGATGAGCTTTTCTCACACTTAAGAACCCATACTGGCAATCTATCTGATCCTGCTGCCGCTGCGGCTGCTTTGGCTCAATCCCAAGCACAATCTTTGCTCGGTTCGCTATTCCCTCCATCGGCGTTGAGAGGAGGCTATCCCGCACCCCAGCTTAGCCCCATGTctgcagctgctgctgctgccgccgcATCTCGTTATCATCCCTATGCTAAGCCCCCAAGTGCCATGGGTCCCGGAGGACCCTCACCGTTTGGTGCACCGGGAGCATTTAATCCTGCTGcggccgctgctgctgctgctttagGTCCATACTACTCACCCTATGCCATGTATGGCCAACGTATTGGCTCCGCCGCAGTACACCAATAA